The following are encoded in a window of Lactobacillus acidophilus genomic DNA:
- a CDS encoding LCP family glycopolymer transferase codes for MDPNSKRREDYRKHSSLNLHRNHALAADSSSFKAGNMFARFIGVIALLTVCFGVAWAAHMYFTIHSAVDGKNNGNVATSAKISTRQPVSVLILGVDQGIEGRHDRGNSDTLILATANPQKNKATMTSIPRDTLADIKGDPGDKYFMFRVNSAYEIGGSEASMKTVSNMLNVPINYYLEVNMKALRSLVNAVGGVDVNVPFDFSYDWCDFHKGKQHLNGRHAVAYVRMRKEDPRGDYGRQLRQRQVIEAIAHKAMSVNTISNYRKLIDIFNKYVKTNLTFNDMLSLALNYRGCMGNLDSGYIQGHDAWIDGSSIQVAPTAELQKISNKLRKNLNLPAETLDNEETRQNDLNDQNNHVKWDDPQAFTTYRIYEQNADKPAGGSNSGYGENKDTNSGSSTTSSSMSSSSDSLGSSSSSSSKTWKFHW; via the coding sequence ATGGATCCAAATTCCAAACGTAGAGAAGATTATCGCAAACATTCATCATTAAATCTTCATCGCAATCATGCTTTGGCAGCAGATTCTTCATCTTTTAAAGCCGGTAACATGTTTGCTCGTTTTATTGGGGTGATCGCGTTATTAACCGTTTGTTTCGGTGTGGCATGGGCTGCTCATATGTATTTCACAATTCATAGTGCAGTTGATGGTAAAAATAATGGTAATGTTGCGACATCCGCTAAAATTTCGACTAGACAACCAGTTTCAGTATTGATTTTGGGAGTCGATCAAGGAATTGAAGGCCGTCATGACCGAGGTAACTCTGATACTTTAATTTTAGCAACAGCTAATCCGCAAAAAAATAAGGCAACGATGACATCTATTCCACGTGATACATTGGCTGATATTAAAGGTGATCCAGGTGACAAATACTTCATGTTTAGGGTTAACTCAGCTTATGAAATCGGTGGTAGTGAAGCAAGTATGAAAACTGTCTCAAATATGTTAAACGTACCGATAAACTATTATTTAGAAGTTAACATGAAGGCGCTGCGCAGTTTAGTTAACGCAGTGGGCGGCGTTGATGTAAATGTGCCTTTCGATTTCTCATATGATTGGTGTGACTTCCACAAGGGTAAGCAACACTTGAATGGTCGGCACGCAGTTGCTTATGTCCGAATGAGAAAAGAAGATCCGCGAGGTGACTATGGTAGACAACTCCGTCAGCGTCAAGTAATTGAAGCAATTGCTCATAAGGCTATGTCAGTTAATACAATTAGTAACTATCGTAAATTAATTGATATTTTTAACAAATATGTCAAGACTAACTTAACTTTTAACGATATGCTCAGTTTAGCTCTTAACTACCGTGGTTGTATGGGTAATTTAGATAGTGGCTATATTCAAGGTCATGATGCTTGGATTGACGGTTCGTCAATTCAAGTAGCCCCAACTGCAGAATTACAAAAAATTTCAAATAAGCTCAGAAAGAATCTGAATTTACCGGCTGAAACACTTGATAATGAAGAAACTCGTCAAAATGATTTGAATGATCAAAATAACCATGTAAAATGGGATGATCCTCAGGCATTTACTACTTATCGTATTTATGAGCAAAATGCAGATAAGCCAGCGGGCGGTTCAAATTCAGGCTATGGTGAAAATAAAGATACCAATTCAGGTAGTTCAACCACTTCCTCTAGTATGTCGAGTTCATCGGACTCATTAGGTAGCTCATCTTCGTCTAGTAGTAAGACTTG